The Lysobacter gummosus sequence CCTGGCGCAGTCCTTGCGCCGGCTCGATCGCGACACGCCCGATCGCGTGCTCGCCGCGGCGGCGCTGGCTTCGCAGGCGATCGCGCGCGGCCACGCCGCGTTCGATCCGCGCCGCCCGCAGTTGCTGACCGAAGCGGCGATCGAATGGCCCGATGGCGATCAATGGCTGGCGGCGCTGGCCGATTCGCGCTGGATCGCGACGCCGCAGGCCGACCGTCCGGCCGATCCGGCGGCGCCGTTGGTGCTCGAACGCGGGCTGCTGTATCTGCGTCGTTATCGCGAATACGAACGCCGCCTGGCGCAAGGCCTGCGCCGCATCGCCGCGTTCGCGCCGGCGCCGGCCGATCTGCCTGCGCTGGCGCCGCTGTTCGCGGCCTTGTTTCCCGATGCGCGCGACGACGACCGCCAGGCGCGCGCGGCGGCGTTGGCGCTGCTGCAGTCGCTGCTGCTCGCCACCGGCGGCCCCGGCACCGGCAAGACCACCACCATCGCGCGATTGCTGGTGCTGTTGATCGCGCAAGCGCGCCTGGACGGCGTGCCGCCGCCGCGCATCGCCCTGGCCGCGCCGACCGGCCGCGCCGCCGAGCGCATGGCCGAAAGCCTGCGCGCGGCGGCCGAACGCCTGTGCACGCTCGACGCGGTCGAGGCCTCGCTGTGCGATGCCTTGCCGCGACAGGCCAGCACCCTGCACCGCTTGCTCGGCAGCGTGCCGGACAGCCCGCGGTTCCGTCACGACGCGCGCAATCCGCTGGCCTTCGATGTGATCGTGGTCGATGAGGCCTCGATGGTCGATCTGCCGCTGATGTGCAAGCTGGTCGAGGCCGTGCCCGATGGCGTGCGGCTGATTCTGCTCGGCGATCGCGATCAGCTGCCGTCGGTGGAAGCCGGCGATGTGCTCGCGGCGATCGTCGATGCGGCCGGCGACGACGACGGCTTGCCGGCGGAGTGGGCCGTGCAACTGCGGCCCTTGCTCGGCGAGGACACGCCGGTCCAGCACGCGGCGCAGCCGCTGAGCGCGTATCGCGTGCATCTGCGTCGCGGCTATCGTCAGGCCGAGAGCCTGGACCTGGCGCCGCTGGCCGAGGCCACGCGTGCCGGCGACGCCGACACCGCGCTCGAACTGCTGCGCGGCGGCGTTTTGGCCGGCGTGCATTTCCACGAAGACCTGCACGATCCGCTGGCCGGCGGCGGGCGCGAGCGCCTGTTGTCGGCGTGGCGCGAAATCGGCGCGACCGACGATCCGGCGCAGGCGCTGGCCCTGGCGGCGAAGCTGCGTCTGCTGACAGCGATGCGCGACGGCGGCCAGGGCGCCGCGCCCTTGAACGCGCGGATCGAGGAAGCATTGGCCGGCAGCCATCGCCCGGCGTATTTCCACGGCCGTCTGTTGCTGGTGACCGAGAACAGCTATCGCCACGGCCTGTTCAACGGCGACATCGGCGTGTGTTTGCGGCCGCGCGGCGACGAACATGCGGGCGCGGCGACGGTGGCGTGGTTCGCCGGTGGCAGCGACGGCGTGCGCGGCTTCCATCCCTCGGCCTTGCCCGCGCACGGCGGCGCGTTCGCGATGACCGTGCACAAGGCGCAGGGCTCGGAATTCGACAGCGTGTGGCTGCAACTGCCGCGTCAGGACGCACGGCACTTGTCGCGCGAACTGATCTACACCGGCCTGACCCGGGCGCGGCGTGAGTTGCATATCGCCGCCAGCGAAGCGGTGCTGCGGCTGGCGTTGTCGCGGCACGCGGCGCGCGTGTCGGGGTTGTCGTGGCGGTTGGGGGCGTAGTCTTTCATCAACAACGAAGCGACGACCTGTTGCCCCCTTTGGAAAAGGGGGCGGGCGCCCGGCGTTGATCGGGGTCGAGGATGGCTTCAGCGCGGGGGATTTGCTTTTGCTGGGACAAGCAAGAGCAAAAGAGAAACCCCCCTGGCCCCCCTTTTTCAAAGGGGGGATCGGTAGGAGGGATTCGCTGAGGCGGGGAGGGCGTTGGGAGTCGGTGCGATCGATGGGGAGGTTTCGATAACCTCGCCGCCTACACCAACGCCGCATCCTCATCACTAGGCGTATCGTCCCGGCGCGCGGCCCCATCCTCGGCGCGCTTGGCGGCGCGTGCGGGCGTCTTGCCGGGGCGCTTGGCGTCCACCGCTTCGGCGATGGCTTCGATCGCTTCCACCACCGGCACCGCGATCGTGCGCGGTTCGCCGGCTTCCTTCGCCAGGCTGTGGGCGAGGGTGGCTTCGGCTTCTTCCGAGGCCTTGCGGAAACGCTTGGCGTCCGGGCACAGCACCTGCATGTAGTCGGCGTCGAAGTTCAGGCGCTCGACCAGGAAGTCCACGAACGCGCGCACCTTCGGCGATTGCACCTGCCCGCGCGGGAACACCGCGTTGAACTCGTACTCAGGGCCGGTCCAGCCGGCCAGCACGCGTTGCACGTAGCCTTGTTCGGCGAAGGCCTTGACGGTGACGTCGGCGGCCAGCATCAGCGCTTCGCCGCACAGCAGCGCGCCGCGCAGCGGGCCGGGGTCGTTGGCGACCATGACCGGGTCGATGACGTAATCGACGTTGCGCTCGCCGTCGCTGAGCGTCCAGATGTATTCGTTGTTGCGCCGCGACTTGGGCATCGCCAGGGTGCGGTGATGGCGCAGGTCGTCGGGATGCAGCGGTTCGCCGTGGCGGGCGAGGTAGTTCGGGCTGGCGTAGATCTGGGTGCGGAAGATCGCCAGCCGGCGCTTGATCAGGTTCGAGTCGGGCAGGTCGCCGACGCGCAGGGCGACGTCGATGCCCTTGTCGATCATGTCCACGGTTTCGTTGCTGAGGTTCATCTCCACCCGCACTTCCGGATGGCGCGCGTGGAACTCGCCCAGCAGCGGCGCGATCCAGGTGATGCCGACCGAATACGGCGCGGTGATGCGCAACCAGCCGCGCGGGCCGCCCTGCAGCTGGCCGACCGCGCTTTCGGCTTCGGCCAGTTCTCGGGCGATGCGCTGGCAGTGCTCGAAGTAGATGTTGCCCGCTTCGGTCAGGCCGAGCTTGCGCGTCGTGCGATGCAGCAGCTGCGCGCCCAGGCGCGTTTCCAGTTCCTGCACCTTGCGGCTGACCGTGGTCTTGGGCAGGCGCAGAACGCGCGCGGCCGCGATGAAGCTGCCGCTTTCGACCACCTTCACGAAGATCAGGGTGTCGTTGAGATCGTGAGCCATGGGGGATGGCCTCCTTGGTAATGGGGCGAAAGACAGACGGCGCGAGTGAAGCGGTTGCGGTGCGATGGCGGAAGTGCGCTGAGCGAAGACGATGGATCGTGTACGTGAGCTGCGGCGGGCCGGATCGGGAAGGATTCGGATATCGCCCCGGCCTCGCGGCCGGTTCAATGCATTGCCTGATCGGTTGCGCTGCGCGATCCGTCGCGTATCGGCGGCCGCTTCCGTCCGGCCTGGGTCGTGGGTGACGGCTGTCACCGGCGTTGGCTGATCTCATCCACTGCCGGGGCGGCCGCGGAAAGCCGACAGTGGCGCCATCGTCCTGTCAGTGCGTGGAGCCCCATCTGAGGGTCCAGGACCACCCCCGCTCTATTGCGTAGGGGTCGCCCGCGAGCCGTTCAAGGGGGTCGGAGGGATATTGGACCGTTTCCGGGACAATTATTCCCTTAATCGCGGGCTAATCAAGTGCTGTTCTCATCTCTACTCTGTGCCGCATATCGACAAGAGGCCCCCGCCATGTTGAGCCCACGCCAAGCCCGATTCGCCTTTCTACCTTTAATGCTGGTGGCCATGTCCGCCCTGATCGGGCTGGCTGTGGTCGTTTTCCGCCAGGGCCTGGCCCAGGGCGCGGAAGAAGCCTGGATGCTGGCCTGGGTGCTGGCCTTCACCATCGCCCTGCCCGCGGCCATGCTGCTGATGCCGGCGGTGAGCGCTGTGCTCGCGTATTTCACCCGGGATGACAAGCGTCACGTGATCGTCCCGGTCACGGGAGAAAAAGTCCCAGGGGCGGGACAATGAAAGCCCCCTTGGTTGTACTCGGTGCCACCGGCGGCGTCGGCCGCGGGGTTGTGCAGGCCGCGATCGACAGCGGCCGCCCGGTCATCGCGGTGGCCCGTCAGGCAGGCGAACTCAAGGCGCTCAAGGCCGGCTACCCCCACGCCGATCTGACCACCGTCGCCGGTTCCGTCGCCAACGACGCCGCCGGCGCCAAGCTTGCCCGCGCCCTGCGCAAGCTCGGCCGCCCGTTCGCGGGCGTGGTCGCCGCGGTGTGCGGCAGCGCCGAACGAGGTCGCCTGCTCGACAATCCGGCCGAATTCCTGCGCCGCAAGCTCGACGAGGATCTGCTCCCCCACCTCGCCGCGGCGCGCCACCTGCTGCCGTTGCTGGCCGAACACGATCGCGGCGGCACCTACGTGCTGGTCGGCGGTCCCGGCAGCGAGCACCCCTGGGCCGGCTACGGCCACCGCTCGATCGGCGCGGCCGCGCTGCGCATGCTCGCGCGCGTGCTGCACGACGAAGCCCGCCAGCTGTCGGTGCGCGTGCAGCTGCTGGCCGTGGACACGCCGGTGTGCACCGAGTTCAACCAACGCCATTCCTGCCCCGAATGGCCCAGCGCCCTGTCGGTCGGCCAGCGCGCGATGGCGCTGATCGATCACGACATCAGCGACGAGCCGCCGCGGCCGATCGTGCCCTACGCCTCGCGCGTGGTGTCGCCCTCGGTGTTGCCGCCGCGCGTACGTGTCCCTTCGCCGCCCGCCAGCCGCAGCGATACCCGCGCGCCAGCCAGCCACACCGAGCTTCGCAGCACCGAACCGTATCCAACCACTACCAGCCTCAACACCGTTCCAAAGACGACTTCGCCCGATGCATGTGCGCAAGGTCCGGACAGCCCGTCCGATGAAAAAACGCAACGCTGCCTCCAGGACGCGCGCGCCTTGCTGAAGTCGCTGACCACCCAGAATCCCAAACAGGAACCCACCCCCCGATGAGCACCAGTCATTTCAATGTCCGTTCCGGCCGACCCGCCGTCGGACTCTCCGTGCTCGCGCTGGCCGCGAGTCTCGTCATCGCTTTGGCAGCCGTGGGCTGCGGCAGTCAGGCCGCGCCCCACGAGGGCGGCGCGCCGCCGCCGCCGGACGTCAGCGTCGCTCAGGTGCTGAGCAAGCAGGTGCGTCAGTGGGACGAGTTTACCGGTCGCGTCAGCGCGGTGGAGTCGGTCGAGCTGCGCGCCCGCGTCAGCGGCTACGTCGATCGCATCGCTTATAAGGAAGGCCAGGAGGTCAAGAAGGGCGACCTGCTGTTCGTGATTGACCAGCGCCGTTACCGCGCCGAGCTCAACCGCGCTCAGGCGCAGCTGGAACAGGCGCGCGCCGAAGCGCGCCTGGCCCAGACCCAGGACAAGCGCGCGCAGACCTTGGTCGAAGCCAAAGCGATCTCGCGCGAAGAGTTCGAAACCCGCCGCGCCGCCAGCACCGGCGGCGACGCCGCGGTGCGCGCGGCCGAAGCCGCGGTGGCCTCGGCCCAGCTCGATCTGACCTTCACCGAAGTGCGTTCGCCGATCAACGGTCGCGCCGGCCGGGCCATGGTCACCGTGGGCAATCTCGCCTCGGCCGACCAGACCATCCTGACCTCGGTGGTCTCGCAGAACCCGATGTACGTCTATTTCGAAAGCGACGAGCAGACCTACCTGCGCTACAACGAACTGGCGCGCAAGGGCGAACGCGAAGGCGACAAGAACCCGGTTCGCATCGGCCTGGCCAGCGAGACCGGCTACCCGCACAAGGGCACGGTCGATTTCACCGACAACCAGGTCGATCCGACCACCGGCACCATCCGCGCCCGCGCGGTGGTGGACAACAGCGATCGCGCCTTCACCCAGGGCCTGTTCGCGCGCGTGCAGCTGGAAGGCAGCGGCGAGTTCAAGGCCATGCTGATCGACGACAAGGCCGTGCTCACCGACCAGGACCGCAAGTACGTCTATGTGCTCGGCGACAAGAACGCCGCGGTGCGCAAGGACGTGGTGCTGGGCCGGATGATCGACGGCCTGCGCGTGATCAACTCGGGCCTGGCGCCGACCGACAAGGTCATCGTCCACGGCGTGCAGAAGGTGTTCTTCCCGGGCATGCCGGTCAATCCCAAGCCCATCGCGATGGGCGCTCCGGCGCCCGCGCCGGCGGCGCCGGGCGCGGCGGCCGGGGCTTTGTGATCGCCGCGCGCTGAGCGACATCCCGAACCTTCGAAGGGTTCCTGCCGTCATCCCCGCGAACGCGGGGATCCAGGGACTTTCGGGCGAGAGCGTTTGAAGTCTCCCGATTCCCGCGTTCGCGGGAATGACGAGCCAAGGCAAACGCGAACGCGAGGTTTCAAGCAATCAAGGCCGACCTCCCCCACGGACTCGGCCGGGGACTCATGCGGCTCAACCCCGCACCAAGGAATCCGTCATGGACTTTTCCAAGTTTTTCATCGATCGGCCGATCTTCGCTGCCGTGCTGTCGATCGTGATCTTCGCCGCCGGCCTGATCGCGATACCGATCCTGCCGATCAGCGAATATCCCGAAGTCATCCCGCCGTCGGTGATGGTGCGCACGGTGTACCCGGGCGCCAACCCGAAGGTCATCGCCGAAACCGTCGCCACGCCGCTTGAAGAAGCGATCAACGGCGTCGAGGACATGATGTACATCAAGTCGGTCGCCGGTTCCGACGGCGTGCTGGCGATCACCGTCACCTTCCGCCCGGGCACCGATCCGGACGACGCGGCGGTGCGCGTGCAGAACCGCGTCAGCCAGGCGCTGGCGCGACTGCCCGAGGATGTGCGCCGGCAAGGCGTGACCACGCAGAAGCAGTCGCCCGTCTTCTTGATGGTCGTGCATCTGACCTCGCCCAACGGTAAGTACGACACGCTGTACCTGCGCAACTACGCGCGTCTGCACGTCAAGGATCAGCTCGCGCGCCTGTCGGGCGTCGGCGATGCGCAGATCTTCGGCGGCGGCGACTACGCCATGCGCGTGTGGCTGGATCCGGACAAGGTCGCCTCGCGCGGCCTGACCGCCGGCGACGTGCTGCGCGCCATGCGCGAGCAGAACGTGCAGGTCTCGGCCGGCCAGCTCGGCGCCGAGCCGATGCCCAACAGCGAATTCCTGACCCTGATCAACGCCAAGGGCCGTCTGCAGAGCCAGGAAGAGTTCGGCAACATCGTGGTCAAGAGCGGCGCCGACGGCGAAATCGTCCGTCTGTCCGACGTCGCCCGCCTGGAACTGGGCGCCGGCGACTACAGCCTGCGTTCGCAGCTCGACGGCAAGAACGCGGTCGGCATCGGTATCTTCCAGTCGCCCGGCGCCAACGCGCTGGAGATCCAGGAACAGGTGATCGCCAACATGGATCGCCTGTCCAAGAGCTTCCCGGAAGGCATCAAGTACGAGGCGGTCTACGACACGACCATCTTCGTGCGCGATTCGATCAAGGCCGTGGTCACCACGCTGCTCGAAGCGATCTTGCTGGTGGTGCTGGTGGTGATCTTGTTCCTGCAGACCTGGCGCGCGTCGATCATTCCCCTGATCGCGGTTCCGGTGTCGATCGTGGGTACGTTCTCGGCGCTGTATCTGCTCGGTTTCTCGATCAACACCTTGAGCCTGTTCGGCCTGGTGCTGGCGATCGGCATCGTCGTGGACGACGCGATCGTGGTGGTGGAGAACGTCGAACGCAACATCGAAGAAGGCCTGAGCCCGCTGGAAGCGGCGCACCAGGCGATGAAGGAAGTGTCCGGCCCGATCGTCGCGATCGCGCTGGTGTTGTGCGCGGTGTTCGTGCCGATGGCGTTCCTGTCGGGCGTGACCGGCCAGTTCTACAAGCAGTTCGCGGTGACCATCGCCATCTCCACGGTGATCTCGGCGATCAACTCGCTGACCCTGTCGCCGGCCCTGGCCGCGCTTCTGCTCAAGCCGCACGGCGCGGCGAAGGATGCGCCGACGCGTCTGATCGACCGTCTGTTCGGCTGGCTGTTCCGTCCGTTCAACCGCTTCTTCGCCTCCAGTTCGGAGAAGTACCAGGGCGCGGTGTCGCGCACGCTGGGCAAGCGCGGCGCGGTGTTCGTGGTCTATGCCCTGCTGCTGCTGGGTACCGGTTTCATGTTCAAGCTGGTGCCGGCCGGCTTCATCCCGCTGCAGGACAAGCTGTACCTGATCGCCGCGGTGAAGTTGCCGGAAGGTTCCTCGATCGCCCGCACCGACGCGATGTTGAAGAAGGTCACCGACGTCGCCGGCAAGATCGAAGGCGTGCAGCACACCATGGCCTTCCCGGGCTTGAACGCGGTGCAGTTCACCAACACGCCCAACACCGGCGTGGCGTTCCTGCCGCTTAAGCCGTTCAGCGAGCGCAGCCGCAGCGCGGTGGAGATCACCGCCGAGCTCAATCAGAAGATCGCCGGCTTCCAGGAAGGCTTCGCCTTCGGCCTGATGCCGCCGCCGATTCTGGGTCTGGGCAACGGCGCGGGCTATCAGATGTTCATCGAAGACCGCGGCAATCTGGGTTACGGCGCGCTGCAGAACGCGGTCAGTGCGTTCCAGGGCACGGTGATGCAGACCCCGGGCATGGGCTACGCCAACTCCACCTACCAGGCCAACGTGCCGCAGCTCGACGCCGAAGTCGACCGCGTCAAGGCCAAGGCGCAGGGCGTGCCGCTGACCGAGTTGTTCGACACCCTGCAGACCTATCTGGGTTCGGCCTACGTCAACGACTTCAACCAGTTCGGCCGCACCTGGCAGGTGATCGCCCAGGCCGACGGTTCGTTCCGCGACAGCGTCGAGGACATCGGCAACCTGCGTACCCGTAACGACCGCGGCGAGATGGTGCCGATCGGTTCGATGGTCAGCATCAAGCAGACCTTCGGTCCCGACCCGGTGCTGCGCTACAACGGCTATCCGGCCGCCGACATCGCCGGCGACGTCGATCCGCGCGTGATGTCCTCGGCCCAGGCCATGGACGTGGTGCGGGACGTGACCGCCAAGGTGTTGCCGCACGGCATGGAAATCGAATGGACCGACCTGAGCTATCAGCAGGACAGCCAGGGCAATGCCGCGTTGATCGTGTTCCCGCTCGCCATCCTGCTCGCGTTCCTGGTGCTGGCCGCGCTGTACGAAAGCTGGACCCTGCCGCTGGCGGTGATCCTGATCGTGCCGATGTGCATGCTGTCGGCGTTGCTCGGCGTGTGGTTGACCGGAGGCGACAACAACGTGTTCGTGCAGGTAGGCCTGGTGGTGTTGATGGGCCTGGCGTGCAAGAACGCGATCCTGATCGTCGAATTCGCCCGCGAACTGGAACTGCAGGGCAAGGGCATCGTCGAGGCCGCGCTGGAATCGTGCCGCCTGCGTCTGCGTCCGATCGTGATGACCTCCATCGCCTTCATCGCCGGCACCGTTCCGCTGGTGCTGTCGCATGGCGCCGGCGCGGAAATCCGCTCGGTCACCGGCATCACCGTGTTCGCCGGCATGTTGGGCGTGACCTTGTTCGGTCTGTTCCTGACCCCGGTGTTCTACGTCGCTCTGCGCAAGATGGCCGGCAACAAGCTGGTCTCGCACGGCGACCATCACAACGCTACGGAGAAAGTCCATGCGTAATCTGAAATTTCCCGCG is a genomic window containing:
- the recD gene encoding exodeoxyribonuclease V subunit alpha, which gives rise to MSLLDSLYREGALRTVDHALAQSLRRLDRDTPDRVLAAAALASQAIARGHAAFDPRRPQLLTEAAIEWPDGDQWLAALADSRWIATPQADRPADPAAPLVLERGLLYLRRYREYERRLAQGLRRIAAFAPAPADLPALAPLFAALFPDARDDDRQARAAALALLQSLLLATGGPGTGKTTTIARLLVLLIAQARLDGVPPPRIALAAPTGRAAERMAESLRAAAERLCTLDAVEASLCDALPRQASTLHRLLGSVPDSPRFRHDARNPLAFDVIVVDEASMVDLPLMCKLVEAVPDGVRLILLGDRDQLPSVEAGDVLAAIVDAAGDDDGLPAEWAVQLRPLLGEDTPVQHAAQPLSAYRVHLRRGYRQAESLDLAPLAEATRAGDADTALELLRGGVLAGVHFHEDLHDPLAGGGRERLLSAWREIGATDDPAQALALAAKLRLLTAMRDGGQGAAPLNARIEEALAGSHRPAYFHGRLLLVTENSYRHGLFNGDIGVCLRPRGDEHAGAATVAWFAGGSDGVRGFHPSALPAHGGAFAMTVHKAQGSEFDSVWLQLPRQDARHLSRELIYTGLTRARRELHIAASEAVLRLALSRHAARVSGLSWRLGA
- a CDS encoding efflux RND transporter periplasmic adaptor subunit — translated: MSTSHFNVRSGRPAVGLSVLALAASLVIALAAVGCGSQAAPHEGGAPPPPDVSVAQVLSKQVRQWDEFTGRVSAVESVELRARVSGYVDRIAYKEGQEVKKGDLLFVIDQRRYRAELNRAQAQLEQARAEARLAQTQDKRAQTLVEAKAISREEFETRRAASTGGDAAVRAAEAAVASAQLDLTFTEVRSPINGRAGRAMVTVGNLASADQTILTSVVSQNPMYVYFESDEQTYLRYNELARKGEREGDKNPVRIGLASETGYPHKGTVDFTDNQVDPTTGTIRARAVVDNSDRAFTQGLFARVQLEGSGEFKAMLIDDKAVLTDQDRKYVYVLGDKNAAVRKDVVLGRMIDGLRVINSGLAPTDKVIVHGVQKVFFPGMPVNPKPIAMGAPAPAPAAPGAAAGAL
- a CDS encoding efflux RND transporter permease subunit: MDFSKFFIDRPIFAAVLSIVIFAAGLIAIPILPISEYPEVIPPSVMVRTVYPGANPKVIAETVATPLEEAINGVEDMMYIKSVAGSDGVLAITVTFRPGTDPDDAAVRVQNRVSQALARLPEDVRRQGVTTQKQSPVFLMVVHLTSPNGKYDTLYLRNYARLHVKDQLARLSGVGDAQIFGGGDYAMRVWLDPDKVASRGLTAGDVLRAMREQNVQVSAGQLGAEPMPNSEFLTLINAKGRLQSQEEFGNIVVKSGADGEIVRLSDVARLELGAGDYSLRSQLDGKNAVGIGIFQSPGANALEIQEQVIANMDRLSKSFPEGIKYEAVYDTTIFVRDSIKAVVTTLLEAILLVVLVVILFLQTWRASIIPLIAVPVSIVGTFSALYLLGFSINTLSLFGLVLAIGIVVDDAIVVVENVERNIEEGLSPLEAAHQAMKEVSGPIVAIALVLCAVFVPMAFLSGVTGQFYKQFAVTIAISTVISAINSLTLSPALAALLLKPHGAAKDAPTRLIDRLFGWLFRPFNRFFASSSEKYQGAVSRTLGKRGAVFVVYALLLLGTGFMFKLVPAGFIPLQDKLYLIAAVKLPEGSSIARTDAMLKKVTDVAGKIEGVQHTMAFPGLNAVQFTNTPNTGVAFLPLKPFSERSRSAVEITAELNQKIAGFQEGFAFGLMPPPILGLGNGAGYQMFIEDRGNLGYGALQNAVSAFQGTVMQTPGMGYANSTYQANVPQLDAEVDRVKAKAQGVPLTELFDTLQTYLGSAYVNDFNQFGRTWQVIAQADGSFRDSVEDIGNLRTRNDRGEMVPIGSMVSIKQTFGPDPVLRYNGYPAADIAGDVDPRVMSSAQAMDVVRDVTAKVLPHGMEIEWTDLSYQQDSQGNAALIVFPLAILLAFLVLAALYESWTLPLAVILIVPMCMLSALLGVWLTGGDNNVFVQVGLVVLMGLACKNAILIVEFARELELQGKGIVEAALESCRLRLRPIVMTSIAFIAGTVPLVLSHGAGAEIRSVTGITVFAGMLGVTLFGLFLTPVFYVALRKMAGNKLVSHGDHHNATEKVHA
- a CDS encoding LysR family transcriptional regulator, whose product is MAHDLNDTLIFVKVVESGSFIAAARVLRLPKTTVSRKVQELETRLGAQLLHRTTRKLGLTEAGNIYFEHCQRIARELAEAESAVGQLQGGPRGWLRITAPYSVGITWIAPLLGEFHARHPEVRVEMNLSNETVDMIDKGIDVALRVGDLPDSNLIKRRLAIFRTQIYASPNYLARHGEPLHPDDLRHHRTLAMPKSRRNNEYIWTLSDGERNVDYVIDPVMVANDPGPLRGALLCGEALMLAADVTVKAFAEQGYVQRVLAGWTGPEYEFNAVFPRGQVQSPKVRAFVDFLVERLNFDADYMQVLCPDAKRFRKASEEAEATLAHSLAKEAGEPRTIAVPVVEAIEAIAEAVDAKRPGKTPARAAKRAEDGAARRDDTPSDEDAALV
- a CDS encoding DUF2798 domain-containing protein, translating into MSALIGLAVVVFRQGLAQGAEEAWMLAWVLAFTIALPAAMLLMPAVSAVLAYFTRDDKRHVIVPVTGEKVPGAGQ
- a CDS encoding SDR family NAD(P)-dependent oxidoreductase, translating into MKAPLVVLGATGGVGRGVVQAAIDSGRPVIAVARQAGELKALKAGYPHADLTTVAGSVANDAAGAKLARALRKLGRPFAGVVAAVCGSAERGRLLDNPAEFLRRKLDEDLLPHLAAARHLLPLLAEHDRGGTYVLVGGPGSEHPWAGYGHRSIGAAALRMLARVLHDEARQLSVRVQLLAVDTPVCTEFNQRHSCPEWPSALSVGQRAMALIDHDISDEPPRPIVPYASRVVSPSVLPPRVRVPSPPASRSDTRAPASHTELRSTEPYPTTTSLNTVPKTTSPDACAQGPDSPSDEKTQRCLQDARALLKSLTTQNPKQEPTPR